The Cellulophaga sp. L1A9 genome window below encodes:
- a CDS encoding HEAT repeat domain-containing protein translates to MISAPKIHTDILWDLSVLFVILSAVYFVAIFFYRNKFLKKSADTSRRKNTLAPLVSEFLFYQEQEGSKDEKKSYIQKKIEIRELIKDVENEKVLTEILLDLKKDVSGDTRKQLFKLYKDLNLEIRAFEKLKSWKWQKISQAMFELTQMQVAESYDFISGFINDKRSVIRKQAEISSVTLDHNGISYFLDTTVYQISEWQQLKILEVLSNHEDFDPPRFYKWLTSKNKHVILFALRLIKHYDQDDSRASIIALMRHKNSSIKLEAINCIKQFYFVEAKPALKTVFWKNRTNVKLAILDTLAEIGDKAELSFLLDVAHKERNFTVKSKALSAMNSIQPEYIIPTEDIELFDEEEEEPPLKINTPTVAAEEDTVPDENIALSVDSHEEVLSEVLPQTDIIDTMYAAMVEFIPKDVKVNQLLVDQDFSTEEAKQFLKHETVSISGEEIPFEAEIDADKEEVDYESIEIQTESKVLIKQEDSFDNVAEDLAPTYESIFKSLFEKSDDACKLILLEEMVSLADDKDLAFLNSLENYPNPKIKSKASFVIHVLKERIKIETPEKGVVDSMISMLNEISKDTTVAIHPEVNQEIPINLEEEVPLSMSPIIEKLKSLEYCFLEEEKEHQESEYLDLFDINFQIDLAPEKRLADMANDNVVRPIKHEHALTQEEHGFFQQFLDFPVTVIDKLHG, encoded by the coding sequence TTGATAAGTGCTCCGAAGATCCATACGGATATTTTGTGGGATTTATCTGTCTTATTTGTAATACTTTCTGCAGTATATTTTGTCGCTATCTTTTTTTATAGAAATAAATTTCTGAAAAAATCTGCAGATACTAGTAGACGTAAAAATACCTTGGCACCCTTGGTAAGTGAGTTCTTGTTTTATCAAGAGCAAGAAGGGTCTAAAGACGAAAAGAAGAGTTATATACAGAAAAAAATAGAGATACGAGAGCTTATTAAGGATGTTGAAAATGAAAAGGTCTTAACAGAAATACTTCTAGATCTTAAAAAAGATGTTTCTGGCGATACACGAAAACAGTTATTCAAGCTATATAAAGATTTGAACTTAGAGATCCGAGCTTTCGAGAAGCTTAAGAGTTGGAAATGGCAAAAAATTTCTCAAGCCATGTTTGAGTTAACTCAAATGCAAGTGGCAGAATCTTATGACTTTATTAGTGGGTTTATAAACGATAAGCGATCAGTGATTCGTAAACAAGCAGAGATTTCCTCAGTTACACTAGATCATAATGGTATTTCATATTTCCTAGATACCACGGTATATCAGATTTCAGAATGGCAGCAGCTCAAGATTTTAGAAGTGCTTTCTAATCATGAGGATTTTGATCCGCCGCGTTTTTATAAATGGCTAACATCTAAAAATAAGCATGTTATTTTATTTGCACTAAGGCTTATAAAACATTACGATCAAGATGATTCAAGAGCCTCTATAATTGCTTTAATGCGTCATAAAAATAGTAGCATCAAATTGGAAGCTATCAACTGTATCAAGCAATTTTATTTTGTAGAAGCAAAACCGGCCTTGAAAACTGTTTTTTGGAAGAATAGAACAAATGTTAAACTAGCTATTTTAGATACTTTGGCTGAAATTGGTGATAAAGCTGAGCTTTCTTTTCTATTAGATGTTGCTCATAAAGAACGCAATTTTACGGTAAAAAGTAAAGCTTTGAGTGCTATGAATTCTATACAACCAGAATATATAATTCCTACAGAAGATATTGAGTTATTTGATGAAGAGGAAGAGGAACCACCTCTAAAAATTAATACCCCAACTGTGGCTGCCGAAGAGGATACTGTACCTGATGAAAATATAGCACTTTCTGTAGATAGTCATGAGGAAGTCTTGTCAGAAGTACTACCACAAACAGATATTATAGATACCATGTATGCAGCAATGGTGGAGTTTATTCCTAAGGATGTAAAGGTTAATCAACTTCTCGTAGATCAAGATTTTTCTACCGAAGAAGCCAAGCAATTTCTAAAACATGAAACAGTTTCTATTTCTGGAGAGGAGATTCCGTTTGAGGCTGAAATAGACGCGGATAAAGAGGAGGTCGATTATGAGTCCATAGAAATTCAAACGGAGTCTAAAGTGTTAATCAAACAAGAAGATAGCTTTGATAATGTAGCGGAAGATTTAGCACCTACTTATGAAAGTATCTTTAAGTCTTTATTCGAAAAATCTGATGATGCCTGTAAATTAATATTATTAGAGGAAATGGTTTCATTAGCTGATGATAAAGATCTTGCTTTTTTAAATAGTTTAGAGAATTATCCCAATCCTAAAATTAAATCAAAAGCTTCTTTTGTAATACATGTTTTAAAAGAAAGGATAAAAATAGAGACACCAGAGAAAGGAGTGGTAGATTCAATGATAAGTATGTTGAATGAAATTTCAAAAGATACCACGGTTGCTATTCATCCAGAAGTGAATCAGGAAATACCGATAAACCTTGAAGAAGAAGTCCCGCTAAGCATGTCTCCCATTATAGAGAAATTAAAATCTTTAGAATATTGTTTTTTGGAAGAGGAGAAAGAACATCAAGAATCAGAATATTTAGATCTTTTTGATATTAATTTTCAGATAGATTTAGCACCAGAAAAACGCCTTGCAGATATGGCAAACGATAATGTTGTTCGTCCTATAAAACATGAGCACGCCTTAACGCAAGAAGAACATGGCTTTTTTCAGCAATTTTTAGATTTCCCCGTTACGGTAATAGACAAACTCCATGGATAG